A window of Vidua macroura isolate BioBank_ID:100142 chromosome 22, ASM2450914v1, whole genome shotgun sequence contains these coding sequences:
- the SIK3 gene encoding serine/threonine-protein kinase SIK3 isoform X1 yields the protein MKMLCHPHIIRLYQVMETERMIYLVTEYASGGEIFDHLVAHGRMAEKEARRKFKQIVAAVNFCHCRNIVHRDLKAENLLLDANLNIKIADFGFSNIFTPGQLLKTWCGSPPYAAPELFEGKEYDGPKVDIWSLGVVLYVLVCGALPFDGSTLQNLRARVLSGKFRIPFFMSTECEHLIRHMLVLDPSKRLSMEQICKHKWMKLGEADAEFDRLIAECQHLKTERQLEPLNEDVLLAMADMGLDKERTVQSLRADAYDHYSAIYSLLCDRLKRHKNLRIAPSPSIPRTMTFPTSANIQQTEQTGNTMNINVPQVQLINPENQIVETDGTMNLDSDEGEEPSPEALVRYLSMRRHTVGVADPRTEVMEDLQKLLPGFPRVTPQAPFLQVTPNVNFMHNVLPRQNLQPTGQLEYKEQSLLQPPTLQLLNGMGPLGRRASDGGANIQLHAQQLLKRPRGPSPLVTMTPAVPAVTPVDEESSDGEPDQEAVQRYLANRSKRHTLAMTNPTAEIPPDLQRQLGQQPFRPRAWAPHLGPDQHRSIYKDSNTLHLPTERFSPVRRFSDGAASIQAFKAHLEKMGNNSSIKQLQQECEQLQKMYGGHMDERTLEKTQQQHMLYQQEQHHQILHQQIQDCIRPPQPSPPLQAPCENQPALLTHQLQRLRIQPSSPPPNHPSNHLFRQPNSSPPPVSSSVLQPHGAASQSQFQGMPSHNTIFPQSGNCSPPPAMGLTCLALQQQQSQPQQVTIQVQEPGDMVGSSLLPGASVGGQGLASHARGMSLSPSASQIQMQHRANLMASLSYGHRQLSKQLSADSADSHSLNVNRYPPANYDQVHLHPHLFPEQPRVSPSSYSPPGGVGFSAAQQALKVPQLDQYPSFPPNAHQQQQHYTASALQQALLSPTPPDYSRHQQVPHILQGLLSPRHSLTGHTDMRLPQAEFAQLIKRRQQQQQQQEFQELFRHMSQGDAGSMGTSMGQNLSERQSLSLPYQSADTYHPQNSPQHLLKIRAQECIQQVPASVPPPQGYGHQPALFHSESMEEDCACEGNRDSFPDSKSSNTLTKGCHETPLLVNAGGHGDPESLLGTANPAQELGTHPYRHQPAPGFRNKVPSRESIVGNCMDRSSPGQAMQVPDHNGLGYPVRPSSSEHPRPRTLQRHHTIQNSDDAYVQLDNLPGMSLMAGKALSSARMSDAVLSQSSLMASQQLRDRDGEECGESLEGQEHANLGDGSQHLNTSCYPSTCITDVLLSYKHPEGLCTALK from the exons ATCACCTCGTGGCCCACGGGCGCATGGCCGAGAAGGAAGCCCGGAGAAAGTTCAAGcaaattgtggctgctgtcaaCTTCTGTCACTGTCGTAACATAGTCCACAGGGATCTGAAGGCAGAAAATCTCCTCCTGGATGCAAACCTGAACATCAAAATAGCAG ATTTTGGGTTCAGCAACATCTTCACCCCTGGCCAGCTCCTTAAAACCTGGTGTGGGAGTCCTCCCTATGCTGCTCCAGAGCTCTTTGAAGGCAAGGAGTACGATGGGCCAAAGGTTGATATTTGG AGCCTCGGCGTGGTGCTGTACGTGCTGGTGTGCGGGGCCCTGCCCTTCGACGGGAGCACCCTGCAGAACCTGCGCGCGCGGGTGCTCAGCGGCAAGTTCCGCATCCCCTTCTTCATGTCCACAG AGTGTGAACACCTGATCCGCCACATGCTGGTGCTGGACCCGAGCAAGAGGCTCTCCATGGAGCAGATCTGCAAGCACAAGTGGATGAAGCTGGGGGAGGCTGATGCAGAGTTTGACAGG CTGATAGCAGAGTGTCAGCACCTGAAGACCGAGAGGCAGCTGGAGCCGCTGAACGAGGACGTGCTGCTGGCCATGGCGGACATGGGGCTGGACAAGGAGCGCACGGTGCAG TCGCTGCGAGCCGACGCGTACGATCACTACAGCGCGATCTACAGCCTGCTCTGCGACCGCCTCAAGAGGCACAAGAACCTGCGCATCGCGCCCTCGCCCAGCATCCCACGCACCATGACCTTCCCCACCTCGGCCAACATCCAG CAGACAGAACAGACAGGCAACACCATGAACATCAACGTGCCCCAAGTCCAGCTCATCAACCCTGAGAACCAAATTGTGGAG ACGGATGGAACAATGAACTTGGACAGTGATGAAGGGGAGGAACCATCACCCGAGGCTCTGGTCCGCTACCTCTCCATGAGGAGGCACACAGTGGGAGTAGCTGACCCACG GACGGAAGTCATGGAAGACCTGCAGAAGCTCCTGCCTGGCTTCCCCCGTGTCACTCCTCAGGCTCCGTTCCTGCAGGTGACCCCGAATGTGAACTTCATGCACAATGTGCTGCCCAGGCAGAACCTGCAGCCCACGGGGCAGCTGGAGTACAAG gagcagtccctgctgcagccccccaccctgcagctgctgaacgGGATGGGCCCGCTGGGCCGGCGCGCGTCCGACGGCGGGGCCAACATCCAGCTGCACGCGCAGCAGCTGCTCAAGCGGCCCCGGGGCCCCTCGCCGCTCGTCACCATGACGCCA GCTGTCCCAGCCGTCACCCCTGTGGACGAGGAGAGCTCTGATGGGGAGCCGGACCAGGAAGCTGTGCAGAG ATACTTGGCAAATAGGTCAAAAAGGCACACTCTGGCCATGACCAACCCTACAGCTGAAATCCCTCCAGACTTGCAGAGGCAGCTAGGACAGCAGCCCTTCCGACCCCGGGCTTGGGCTCCACACCTGGGACCCGACCAGCACCG TTCTATTTACAAGGACTCCAACACTCTGCACCTCCCCACCGAGCGCTTCTCCCCGGTCCGGCGCTTCTCCGACGGGGCTGCCAGCATCCAGGCCTTCAAAGCCCACCTGGAGAAGATGGGCAATAACAGCAGCATCAAACAGCTTCAGCAG GAGTGTGAGCAGCTCCAGAAGATGTACGGTGGGCACATGGACGAGAGGACGCTGGAGAAGacgcagcagcagcacatgttgtaccagcaggagcagcaccaccAGATTCTTCATCAGCAGATTCAG GACTGTATCCGGCCTCCCCAGCCATCTCCACCCTTGCAAGCTCCATGTGAAaaccagccagctctgctcactCACCAGCTCCAGAG GTTACGGATCCAGCCATCCAGCCcacccccaaaccaccccagcAATCATCTCTTCAGGCAACCCAACAGCAGCCCGCCCCCCGTGAGCAGCAGCGTGCTCCAGCCCCATG GTGCTGCCTCCCAGTCCCAGTTCCAAGGGATGCCATCCCACAACACCATCTTCCCGCAGTCGGGTAACTGTTCCCCTCCCCCGGCCATGGGGCTGACGtgcctggccctgcagcagcagcagtcgcAGCCCCAGCAGGTCACCATCCAAGTGCAGGAGCCCGGGGACATGGTgggcagcagcctcctgcccgGGGCCTCGGTGGGCGGGCAGGGCCTGGCGTCCCACGCGCGGGGGATGTCCCTGAGCCCCAGCGCCAGCCAGATCCAGATGCAGCACCGCGCCAACCTGATGGCCTCCCTCAGCTACGGCCACCGGCAGCTGTCCAAGCAGCTCAGCGCCGACAGCGCCGACTCGCACAG TCTGAACGTGAACAGGTATCCCCCTGCCAACTACGACCAGGTGCACTTACACCCCCACCTGTTCCCGGAGCAGCCCCGCGTCTCCCCCAGCAGCTACAGCCCGCCGGGAGGGGTCGGCTTCTCTGCAGCCCAGCAAGCTCTGAAGGTGCCACAGCTTGACCAGTACCCCAGTTTCCCCCCGAACgcacatcagcagcagcagcactacACGGCATCGGCACTACAGCAGGCACTGTTGTCCCCGACCCCGCCCGACTACAGCCGACACCAGCAGGTACCGCACATCCTCCAGGGACTGCTTTCCCCCCGGCACTCGCTCACGGGGCACACGGACATGCGGCTGCCCCAGGCAGAATTTGCACAGCTCATCAaacggcggcagcagcagcagcagcagcaagaattCCAAGAGTTGTTCAGGCATATGAGTCAAGGGGATGCTGGCAGTATGGGCACCAGCATGGGACAGAACCTCTCGGAGCGCCAGTCGTTGTCTTTGCCTTATCAGAGTGCTGACACGTACCACCCCCAGAACAGCCCCCAACAtctcttaaaaatcagggcgCAAGAATGTATCCAGCAGGTCCCAGCCTCCGTGCCACCGCCGCAGGGATACGGACACCAGCCAGCCCTGTTCCACTCGGAGAGCATGGAGGAGGACTGCGCCTGCGAGGGAAACAGGGACAGCTTTCCTGACAGTAAGAGTTCAAACACATTGACCAAAGGTTGCCACGAGACCCCTCTGCTTGTAAACGCAGGAGGGCACGGGGACCCCGAATCTTTGCTAGGAACTGCTAATCCCGCGCAGGAGCTGGGAACGCACCCGTACAGGCATCAGCCCGCGCCCGGATTCAGGAATAAGGTGCCCAGCAGAG AGTCCATCGTAGGGAACTGCATGGACAGGAGCTCCCCCGGCCAAGCCATGCAGGTGCCTGACCACAACGGCCTGGGCTACCCCGTGCGCCCCTCGTCCAGCGAGCACCCGCGGCCCCGCACCCTGCAGAGACATCACACCATCCAGAACAGCGATGATGCCTAC GTGCAGTTGGATAACTTGCCTGGAATGAGTTTGATGGCAGGAAAAGCCCTCAGCTCTGCTCGGATGTCCGACGCCGTGCTCAGCCAGTCGTCGCTGATGGCCAGTCAGCAGCTGCGCGACAGGGACGGCGAGG AATGCGGGGAGAGTTTGGAAGGTCAAGAGCACGCGAACCTGGGCGATGGCAGCCAGCACCTCAACACCTCCTGCTACCCCTCGACGTGTATCACGGACGTGCTGCTGAGCTACAAGCACCCGGAG GGTTTGTGTACAGCTTTGAAATGA
- the SIK3 gene encoding serine/threonine-protein kinase SIK3 isoform X3: MKMLCHPHIIRLYQVMETERMIYLVTEYASGGEIFDHLVAHGRMAEKEARRKFKQIVAAVNFCHCRNIVHRDLKAENLLLDANLNIKIADFGFSNIFTPGQLLKTWCGSPPYAAPELFEGKEYDGPKVDIWSLGVVLYVLVCGALPFDGSTLQNLRARVLSGKFRIPFFMSTECEHLIRHMLVLDPSKRLSMEQICKHKWMKLGEADAEFDRLIAECQHLKTERQLEPLNEDVLLAMADMGLDKERTVQSLRADAYDHYSAIYSLLCDRLKRHKNLRIAPSPSIPRTMTFPTSANIQQTEQTGNTMNINVPQVQLINPENQIVETDGTMNLDSDEGEEPSPEALVRYLSMRRHTVGVADPRTEVMEDLQKLLPGFPRVTPQAPFLQVTPNVNFMHNVLPRQNLQPTGQLEYKEQSLLQPPTLQLLNGMGPLGRRASDGGANIQLHAQQLLKRPRGPSPLVTMTPAVPAVTPVDEESSDGEPDQEAVQRYLANRSKRHTLAMTNPTAEIPPDLQRQLGQQPFRPRAWAPHLGPDQHRSIYKDSNTLHLPTERFSPVRRFSDGAASIQAFKAHLEKMGNNSSIKQLQQECEQLQKMYGGHMDERTLEKTQQQHMLYQQEQHHQILHQQIQDCIRPPQPSPPLQAPCENQPALLTHQLQRLRIQPSSPPPNHPSNHLFRQPNSSPPPVSSSVLQPHGAASQSQFQGMPSHNTIFPQSGNCSPPPAMGLTCLALQQQQSQPQQVTIQVQEPGDMVGSSLLPGASVGGQGLASHARGMSLSPSASQIQMQHRANLMASLSYGHRQLSKQLSADSADSHSLNVNRYPPANYDQVHLHPHLFPEQPRVSPSSYSPPGGVGFSAAQQALKVPQLDQYPSFPPNAHQQQQHYTASALQQALLSPTPPDYSRHQQVPHILQGLLSPRHSLTGHTDMRLPQAEFAQLIKRRQQQQQQQEFQELFRHMSQGDAGSMGTSMGQNLSERQSLSLPYQSADTYHPQNSPQHLLKIRAQECIQQVPASVPPPQGYGHQPALFHSESMEEDCACEGNRDSFPDKSIVGNCMDRSSPGQAMQVPDHNGLGYPVRPSSSEHPRPRTLQRHHTIQNSDDAYVQLDNLPGMSLMAGKALSSARMSDAVLSQSSLMASQQLRDRDGEECGESLEGQEHANLGDGSQHLNTSCYPSTCITDVLLSYKHPEVPFGMEQAGV; encoded by the exons ATCACCTCGTGGCCCACGGGCGCATGGCCGAGAAGGAAGCCCGGAGAAAGTTCAAGcaaattgtggctgctgtcaaCTTCTGTCACTGTCGTAACATAGTCCACAGGGATCTGAAGGCAGAAAATCTCCTCCTGGATGCAAACCTGAACATCAAAATAGCAG ATTTTGGGTTCAGCAACATCTTCACCCCTGGCCAGCTCCTTAAAACCTGGTGTGGGAGTCCTCCCTATGCTGCTCCAGAGCTCTTTGAAGGCAAGGAGTACGATGGGCCAAAGGTTGATATTTGG AGCCTCGGCGTGGTGCTGTACGTGCTGGTGTGCGGGGCCCTGCCCTTCGACGGGAGCACCCTGCAGAACCTGCGCGCGCGGGTGCTCAGCGGCAAGTTCCGCATCCCCTTCTTCATGTCCACAG AGTGTGAACACCTGATCCGCCACATGCTGGTGCTGGACCCGAGCAAGAGGCTCTCCATGGAGCAGATCTGCAAGCACAAGTGGATGAAGCTGGGGGAGGCTGATGCAGAGTTTGACAGG CTGATAGCAGAGTGTCAGCACCTGAAGACCGAGAGGCAGCTGGAGCCGCTGAACGAGGACGTGCTGCTGGCCATGGCGGACATGGGGCTGGACAAGGAGCGCACGGTGCAG TCGCTGCGAGCCGACGCGTACGATCACTACAGCGCGATCTACAGCCTGCTCTGCGACCGCCTCAAGAGGCACAAGAACCTGCGCATCGCGCCCTCGCCCAGCATCCCACGCACCATGACCTTCCCCACCTCGGCCAACATCCAG CAGACAGAACAGACAGGCAACACCATGAACATCAACGTGCCCCAAGTCCAGCTCATCAACCCTGAGAACCAAATTGTGGAG ACGGATGGAACAATGAACTTGGACAGTGATGAAGGGGAGGAACCATCACCCGAGGCTCTGGTCCGCTACCTCTCCATGAGGAGGCACACAGTGGGAGTAGCTGACCCACG GACGGAAGTCATGGAAGACCTGCAGAAGCTCCTGCCTGGCTTCCCCCGTGTCACTCCTCAGGCTCCGTTCCTGCAGGTGACCCCGAATGTGAACTTCATGCACAATGTGCTGCCCAGGCAGAACCTGCAGCCCACGGGGCAGCTGGAGTACAAG gagcagtccctgctgcagccccccaccctgcagctgctgaacgGGATGGGCCCGCTGGGCCGGCGCGCGTCCGACGGCGGGGCCAACATCCAGCTGCACGCGCAGCAGCTGCTCAAGCGGCCCCGGGGCCCCTCGCCGCTCGTCACCATGACGCCA GCTGTCCCAGCCGTCACCCCTGTGGACGAGGAGAGCTCTGATGGGGAGCCGGACCAGGAAGCTGTGCAGAG ATACTTGGCAAATAGGTCAAAAAGGCACACTCTGGCCATGACCAACCCTACAGCTGAAATCCCTCCAGACTTGCAGAGGCAGCTAGGACAGCAGCCCTTCCGACCCCGGGCTTGGGCTCCACACCTGGGACCCGACCAGCACCG TTCTATTTACAAGGACTCCAACACTCTGCACCTCCCCACCGAGCGCTTCTCCCCGGTCCGGCGCTTCTCCGACGGGGCTGCCAGCATCCAGGCCTTCAAAGCCCACCTGGAGAAGATGGGCAATAACAGCAGCATCAAACAGCTTCAGCAG GAGTGTGAGCAGCTCCAGAAGATGTACGGTGGGCACATGGACGAGAGGACGCTGGAGAAGacgcagcagcagcacatgttgtaccagcaggagcagcaccaccAGATTCTTCATCAGCAGATTCAG GACTGTATCCGGCCTCCCCAGCCATCTCCACCCTTGCAAGCTCCATGTGAAaaccagccagctctgctcactCACCAGCTCCAGAG GTTACGGATCCAGCCATCCAGCCcacccccaaaccaccccagcAATCATCTCTTCAGGCAACCCAACAGCAGCCCGCCCCCCGTGAGCAGCAGCGTGCTCCAGCCCCATG GTGCTGCCTCCCAGTCCCAGTTCCAAGGGATGCCATCCCACAACACCATCTTCCCGCAGTCGGGTAACTGTTCCCCTCCCCCGGCCATGGGGCTGACGtgcctggccctgcagcagcagcagtcgcAGCCCCAGCAGGTCACCATCCAAGTGCAGGAGCCCGGGGACATGGTgggcagcagcctcctgcccgGGGCCTCGGTGGGCGGGCAGGGCCTGGCGTCCCACGCGCGGGGGATGTCCCTGAGCCCCAGCGCCAGCCAGATCCAGATGCAGCACCGCGCCAACCTGATGGCCTCCCTCAGCTACGGCCACCGGCAGCTGTCCAAGCAGCTCAGCGCCGACAGCGCCGACTCGCACAG TCTGAACGTGAACAGGTATCCCCCTGCCAACTACGACCAGGTGCACTTACACCCCCACCTGTTCCCGGAGCAGCCCCGCGTCTCCCCCAGCAGCTACAGCCCGCCGGGAGGGGTCGGCTTCTCTGCAGCCCAGCAAGCTCTGAAGGTGCCACAGCTTGACCAGTACCCCAGTTTCCCCCCGAACgcacatcagcagcagcagcactacACGGCATCGGCACTACAGCAGGCACTGTTGTCCCCGACCCCGCCCGACTACAGCCGACACCAGCAGGTACCGCACATCCTCCAGGGACTGCTTTCCCCCCGGCACTCGCTCACGGGGCACACGGACATGCGGCTGCCCCAGGCAGAATTTGCACAGCTCATCAaacggcggcagcagcagcagcagcagcaagaattCCAAGAGTTGTTCAGGCATATGAGTCAAGGGGATGCTGGCAGTATGGGCACCAGCATGGGACAGAACCTCTCGGAGCGCCAGTCGTTGTCTTTGCCTTATCAGAGTGCTGACACGTACCACCCCCAGAACAGCCCCCAACAtctcttaaaaatcagggcgCAAGAATGTATCCAGCAGGTCCCAGCCTCCGTGCCACCGCCGCAGGGATACGGACACCAGCCAGCCCTGTTCCACTCGGAGAGCATGGAGGAGGACTGCGCCTGCGAGGGAAACAGGGACAGCTTTCCTGACA AGTCCATCGTAGGGAACTGCATGGACAGGAGCTCCCCCGGCCAAGCCATGCAGGTGCCTGACCACAACGGCCTGGGCTACCCCGTGCGCCCCTCGTCCAGCGAGCACCCGCGGCCCCGCACCCTGCAGAGACATCACACCATCCAGAACAGCGATGATGCCTAC GTGCAGTTGGATAACTTGCCTGGAATGAGTTTGATGGCAGGAAAAGCCCTCAGCTCTGCTCGGATGTCCGACGCCGTGCTCAGCCAGTCGTCGCTGATGGCCAGTCAGCAGCTGCGCGACAGGGACGGCGAGG AATGCGGGGAGAGTTTGGAAGGTCAAGAGCACGCGAACCTGGGCGATGGCAGCCAGCACCTCAACACCTCCTGCTACCCCTCGACGTGTATCACGGACGTGCTGCTGAGCTACAAGCACCCGGAGGTGCCCTTTGGGATGGAGCAGGCAGGGGTGTAA
- the SIK3 gene encoding serine/threonine-protein kinase SIK3 isoform X6, whose translation MKMLCHPHIIRLYQVMETERMIYLVTEYASGGEIFDHLVAHGRMAEKEARRKFKQIVAAVNFCHCRNIVHRDLKAENLLLDANLNIKIADFGFSNIFTPGQLLKTWCGSPPYAAPELFEGKEYDGPKVDIWSLGVVLYVLVCGALPFDGSTLQNLRARVLSGKFRIPFFMSTECEHLIRHMLVLDPSKRLSMEQICKHKWMKLGEADAEFDRLIAECQHLKTERQLEPLNEDVLLAMADMGLDKERTVQSLRADAYDHYSAIYSLLCDRLKRHKNLRIAPSPSIPRTMTFPTSANIQTEQTGNTMNINVPQVQLINPENQIVETDGTMNLDSDEGEEPSPEALVRYLSMRRHTVGVADPRTEVMEDLQKLLPGFPRVTPQAPFLQVTPNVNFMHNVLPRQNLQPTGQLEYKEQSLLQPPTLQLLNGMGPLGRRASDGGANIQLHAQQLLKRPRGPSPLVTMTPAVPAVTPVDEESSDGEPDQEAVQSSIYKDSNTLHLPTERFSPVRRFSDGAASIQAFKAHLEKMGNNSSIKQLQQECEQLQKMYGGHMDERTLEKTQQQHMLYQQEQHHQILHQQIQDCIRPPQPSPPLQAPCENQPALLTHQLQRLRIQPSSPPPNHPSNHLFRQPNSSPPPVSSSVLQPHGAASQSQFQGMPSHNTIFPQSGNCSPPPAMGLTCLALQQQQSQPQQVTIQVQEPGDMVGSSLLPGASVGGQGLASHARGMSLSPSASQIQMQHRANLMASLSYGHRQLSKQLSADSADSHSLNVNRYPPANYDQVHLHPHLFPEQPRVSPSSYSPPGGVGFSAAQQALKVPQLDQYPSFPPNAHQQQQHYTASALQQALLSPTPPDYSRHQQVPHILQGLLSPRHSLTGHTDMRLPQAEFAQLIKRRQQQQQQQEFQELFRHMSQGDAGSMGTSMGQNLSERQSLSLPYQSADTYHPQNSPQHLLKIRAQECIQQVPASVPPPQGYGHQPALFHSESMEEDCACEGNRDSFPDSKSSNTLTKGCHETPLLVNAGGHGDPESLLGTANPAQELGTHPYRHQPAPGFRNKVPSRESIVGNCMDRSSPGQAMQVPDHNGLGYPVRPSSSEHPRPRTLQRHHTIQNSDDAYVQLDNLPGMSLMAGKALSSARMSDAVLSQSSLMASQQLRDRDGEECGESLEGQEHANLGDGSQHLNTSCYPSTCITDVLLSYKHPEVPFGMEQAGV comes from the exons ATCACCTCGTGGCCCACGGGCGCATGGCCGAGAAGGAAGCCCGGAGAAAGTTCAAGcaaattgtggctgctgtcaaCTTCTGTCACTGTCGTAACATAGTCCACAGGGATCTGAAGGCAGAAAATCTCCTCCTGGATGCAAACCTGAACATCAAAATAGCAG ATTTTGGGTTCAGCAACATCTTCACCCCTGGCCAGCTCCTTAAAACCTGGTGTGGGAGTCCTCCCTATGCTGCTCCAGAGCTCTTTGAAGGCAAGGAGTACGATGGGCCAAAGGTTGATATTTGG AGCCTCGGCGTGGTGCTGTACGTGCTGGTGTGCGGGGCCCTGCCCTTCGACGGGAGCACCCTGCAGAACCTGCGCGCGCGGGTGCTCAGCGGCAAGTTCCGCATCCCCTTCTTCATGTCCACAG AGTGTGAACACCTGATCCGCCACATGCTGGTGCTGGACCCGAGCAAGAGGCTCTCCATGGAGCAGATCTGCAAGCACAAGTGGATGAAGCTGGGGGAGGCTGATGCAGAGTTTGACAGG CTGATAGCAGAGTGTCAGCACCTGAAGACCGAGAGGCAGCTGGAGCCGCTGAACGAGGACGTGCTGCTGGCCATGGCGGACATGGGGCTGGACAAGGAGCGCACGGTGCAG TCGCTGCGAGCCGACGCGTACGATCACTACAGCGCGATCTACAGCCTGCTCTGCGACCGCCTCAAGAGGCACAAGAACCTGCGCATCGCGCCCTCGCCCAGCATCCCACGCACCATGACCTTCCCCACCTCGGCCAACATCCAG ACAGAACAGACAGGCAACACCATGAACATCAACGTGCCCCAAGTCCAGCTCATCAACCCTGAGAACCAAATTGTGGAG ACGGATGGAACAATGAACTTGGACAGTGATGAAGGGGAGGAACCATCACCCGAGGCTCTGGTCCGCTACCTCTCCATGAGGAGGCACACAGTGGGAGTAGCTGACCCACG GACGGAAGTCATGGAAGACCTGCAGAAGCTCCTGCCTGGCTTCCCCCGTGTCACTCCTCAGGCTCCGTTCCTGCAGGTGACCCCGAATGTGAACTTCATGCACAATGTGCTGCCCAGGCAGAACCTGCAGCCCACGGGGCAGCTGGAGTACAAG gagcagtccctgctgcagccccccaccctgcagctgctgaacgGGATGGGCCCGCTGGGCCGGCGCGCGTCCGACGGCGGGGCCAACATCCAGCTGCACGCGCAGCAGCTGCTCAAGCGGCCCCGGGGCCCCTCGCCGCTCGTCACCATGACGCCA GCTGTCCCAGCCGTCACCCCTGTGGACGAGGAGAGCTCTGATGGGGAGCCGGACCAGGAAGCTGTGCAGAG TTCTATTTACAAGGACTCCAACACTCTGCACCTCCCCACCGAGCGCTTCTCCCCGGTCCGGCGCTTCTCCGACGGGGCTGCCAGCATCCAGGCCTTCAAAGCCCACCTGGAGAAGATGGGCAATAACAGCAGCATCAAACAGCTTCAGCAG GAGTGTGAGCAGCTCCAGAAGATGTACGGTGGGCACATGGACGAGAGGACGCTGGAGAAGacgcagcagcagcacatgttgtaccagcaggagcagcaccaccAGATTCTTCATCAGCAGATTCAG GACTGTATCCGGCCTCCCCAGCCATCTCCACCCTTGCAAGCTCCATGTGAAaaccagccagctctgctcactCACCAGCTCCAGAG GTTACGGATCCAGCCATCCAGCCcacccccaaaccaccccagcAATCATCTCTTCAGGCAACCCAACAGCAGCCCGCCCCCCGTGAGCAGCAGCGTGCTCCAGCCCCATG GTGCTGCCTCCCAGTCCCAGTTCCAAGGGATGCCATCCCACAACACCATCTTCCCGCAGTCGGGTAACTGTTCCCCTCCCCCGGCCATGGGGCTGACGtgcctggccctgcagcagcagcagtcgcAGCCCCAGCAGGTCACCATCCAAGTGCAGGAGCCCGGGGACATGGTgggcagcagcctcctgcccgGGGCCTCGGTGGGCGGGCAGGGCCTGGCGTCCCACGCGCGGGGGATGTCCCTGAGCCCCAGCGCCAGCCAGATCCAGATGCAGCACCGCGCCAACCTGATGGCCTCCCTCAGCTACGGCCACCGGCAGCTGTCCAAGCAGCTCAGCGCCGACAGCGCCGACTCGCACAG TCTGAACGTGAACAGGTATCCCCCTGCCAACTACGACCAGGTGCACTTACACCCCCACCTGTTCCCGGAGCAGCCCCGCGTCTCCCCCAGCAGCTACAGCCCGCCGGGAGGGGTCGGCTTCTCTGCAGCCCAGCAAGCTCTGAAGGTGCCACAGCTTGACCAGTACCCCAGTTTCCCCCCGAACgcacatcagcagcagcagcactacACGGCATCGGCACTACAGCAGGCACTGTTGTCCCCGACCCCGCCCGACTACAGCCGACACCAGCAGGTACCGCACATCCTCCAGGGACTGCTTTCCCCCCGGCACTCGCTCACGGGGCACACGGACATGCGGCTGCCCCAGGCAGAATTTGCACAGCTCATCAaacggcggcagcagcagcagcagcagcaagaattCCAAGAGTTGTTCAGGCATATGAGTCAAGGGGATGCTGGCAGTATGGGCACCAGCATGGGACAGAACCTCTCGGAGCGCCAGTCGTTGTCTTTGCCTTATCAGAGTGCTGACACGTACCACCCCCAGAACAGCCCCCAACAtctcttaaaaatcagggcgCAAGAATGTATCCAGCAGGTCCCAGCCTCCGTGCCACCGCCGCAGGGATACGGACACCAGCCAGCCCTGTTCCACTCGGAGAGCATGGAGGAGGACTGCGCCTGCGAGGGAAACAGGGACAGCTTTCCTGACAGTAAGAGTTCAAACACATTGACCAAAGGTTGCCACGAGACCCCTCTGCTTGTAAACGCAGGAGGGCACGGGGACCCCGAATCTTTGCTAGGAACTGCTAATCCCGCGCAGGAGCTGGGAACGCACCCGTACAGGCATCAGCCCGCGCCCGGATTCAGGAATAAGGTGCCCAGCAGAG AGTCCATCGTAGGGAACTGCATGGACAGGAGCTCCCCCGGCCAAGCCATGCAGGTGCCTGACCACAACGGCCTGGGCTACCCCGTGCGCCCCTCGTCCAGCGAGCACCCGCGGCCCCGCACCCTGCAGAGACATCACACCATCCAGAACAGCGATGATGCCTAC GTGCAGTTGGATAACTTGCCTGGAATGAGTTTGATGGCAGGAAAAGCCCTCAGCTCTGCTCGGATGTCCGACGCCGTGCTCAGCCAGTCGTCGCTGATGGCCAGTCAGCAGCTGCGCGACAGGGACGGCGAGG AATGCGGGGAGAGTTTGGAAGGTCAAGAGCACGCGAACCTGGGCGATGGCAGCCAGCACCTCAACACCTCCTGCTACCCCTCGACGTGTATCACGGACGTGCTGCTGAGCTACAAGCACCCGGAGGTGCCCTTTGGGATGGAGCAGGCAGGGGTGTAA